A genome region from Methanobacterium subterraneum includes the following:
- a CDS encoding IMP cyclohydrolase produces MYLGRILAVGSNETGSFVAYRVSSRSFPNRITSTFPERVAVVPKEGYEKDVFVSPYIAYNCIRLVDDVAVVSNGSHTDVIAEKIASGMSIRDSLALSLMTMDYEKDDFNTPRIAGAVTLDGNAYIGIVTHEKVQVEMVPEGESSYISTYEHVQPNKVDFTASNVSEAAQFIMDGGKFSEFTNPVTSAAAFGKEGWELESI; encoded by the coding sequence ATGTATCTAGGAAGAATATTGGCAGTTGGAAGTAATGAAACAGGTAGCTTTGTGGCGTATAGGGTGTCCAGCCGTTCTTTTCCCAATCGGATCACCAGTACATTCCCTGAAAGGGTGGCTGTGGTTCCTAAGGAAGGCTATGAAAAGGATGTTTTTGTAAGTCCTTACATAGCCTACAATTGCATACGTCTGGTGGATGATGTGGCTGTAGTTTCCAATGGATCCCACACCGATGTTATTGCTGAGAAAATCGCATCAGGTATGAGCATCCGTGATTCATTAGCACTTTCACTCATGACCATGGACTATGAGAAGGATGATTTTAACACTCCCCGGATCGCTGGGGCGGTTACCCTGGATGGAAATGCATACATCGGCATTGTCACCCATGAAAAGGTTCAAGTGGAAATGGTTCCTGAAGGAGAATCAAGTTACATATCCACCTACGAACATGTCCAACCCAACAAAGTGGATTTCACTGCAAGTAATGTTTCTGAAGCAGCCCAATTCATAATGGATGGAGGGAAATTCTCAGAATTTACAAATCCAGTTACTTCTGCTGCTGCATTCGGTAAAGAGGGATGGGAACTAGAATCTATTTAG
- a CDS encoding ExbD/TolR family protein, which produces MAIDTNSYRMKLRNRQARVNLVPLIDVIFTILIFLMVTSSFQVATDSSAGKPDVSQSNGNSEYYLIPVAGLKTVTVNGVDMSSDIRNSAIAVHTRVIDEGEIIIKPKDGTITITAPAGMSPEKAVSIPQG; this is translated from the coding sequence ATGGCTATAGACACCAATAGTTACCGAATGAAACTGCGAAACAGGCAGGCCAGGGTTAACCTGGTTCCCCTCATTGACGTTATTTTTACTATTCTCATATTCCTCATGGTTACCAGTAGTTTCCAGGTTGCCACTGATTCCAGTGCAGGTAAGCCAGATGTGAGTCAAAGCAACGGCAATTCAGAATACTATCTGATCCCAGTGGCCGGTTTAAAAACTGTTACCGTCAATGGAGTGGACATGTCCAGTGACATACGTAACAGTGCCATTGCTGTTCACACCCGAGTAATTGACGAAGGTGAAATCATCATCAAACCAAAGGACGGAACCATCACCATCACCGCACCGGCAGGGATGAGCCCTGAAAAAGCAGTTAGTATTCCCCAGGGTTGA